From Pseudomonas arsenicoxydans:
AGTTTTCCTTGTGATGCGCCAGGCACCACTTGGCCATGATCGAACCGCCACGGGAAACGATGCCGGTCACCCGTTTGGCGGTCAGCGGCACGTAGCGCAGCAGCACGCCGGCGTGGATGGTGAAGTAGTCGACGCCCTGCTCGGCCTGTTCGATCAGGGTGTCGCGGAACAGCTCCCAGGTCAGGTCTTCGGCCGCACCGCCGACTTTTTCCAGGGCCTGGTAGATCGGCACTGTGCCGATTGGCACTGGCGAGTTACGGATGATCCACTCGCGGGTTTCGTGAATGTGCTTGCCGGTGGACAGGTCCATTACCGTGTCCGAACCCCAGCGAATGCCCCAGGTCAGTTTCGCCACTTCTTCTTCGATGGACGAGCCCAAGGCGCTGTTGCCGATGTTGCCGTTGATCTTCACCAGGAAGTTACGGCCGATGATCATCGGTTCCAGTTCGGTGTGGTTGATGTTGGCCGGAATGATCGCGCGACCGCGGGCAATCTCGTCGCGGACGAATTCGGGGGTGATGATTTTCGGCACGCTGGCACCGAAGCTGTGGCCGGCGTGTTGCTGGTCCAGCAGACCGGCGGCGCGGGCGACTTCCAGCTTCATGTTTTCGCGGATGGCGACGTATTCCATCTCGGCGGTGATGATGCCTTTGCGCGCGTAGTGCATCTGGCTGACGTTGGCCCCGGCCTTGGCGCGGCGCGGGTTGTTCACGTGGGCGAAACGCAGTTTGGTCAGTTCGGCATCGGCCAGGCGTTCCTTGCCGAAGTTGGAGCTCAGGCCGGGCAGACGCTCGGTGTCGCCGCGGGACTCGATCCACGGCGAGCGCACATCGCCCAGGCCTTTGCGCACGTCGATGATGACGTTGGGATCGGTGTACGGGCCCGAGGTGTCGTACACCACTACCGGCGCATTGACCTCGCCGCCAAAGTCGGTCGGGGTCACATCGAGGCTGATTTCGCGCATCGGCACGAGGATGTCCGGACGGGAGCCCTGAACGTAGATTTTTTGCGAGCGGGTAAACGGCTGAACCGACTGTTGATCGACTTGGGCCGAGTCACTCAGGTTCGTATGGTCTTTTAGTTTTATCGTCATCACGGGCTCTCCGAACACATCCAGGCAGTGGATTTTTGTCGGAGCGAACCTGTAAACGAATGGACGCACGTGCGCTGGGAAAACCAGCTGTGCTGTGCTCAGTGCTCGAGGGGTGTTCGATTGTCGAACAACATCCCGGACGAAGCACAAGAGGACTCGCCGGGTGACGAGAAATCTTGTTCCCTACGCAGGCGCTAACCTGATCAGGTTCAACGGGATCCGAAATTATTCGATCTCAGCCTCATAGCAAGGCACCCCGACAAGAACCCGGCCAGTCTAGACATAAGTGGCAAAGAACGCCAACACCGCGGTAAACACCATGATGAATGGCGCAATTAACGGATTGTTGCCGAACGTGGCCACCACTACACTCGCCAAGCCATGCCGCGCCTTGACGCTGTGTGGGCCGCGCCGTAGCCTTGGCGCTCAAATTATCAGCGTAATTTTTAGGGATGGCCTCATGCTGCGCAAACTCTCACTGGCCCTTGCCGTGTCTTGTGCGTCCAATGGAATGGCATGGGCAGCAGAAGCGCCCTTATCGACCAAAAACGATCTGGTCAGCGTGTATCAGGAAGCGAAGGACAACAACGCCGACCTCGCCGCCGCCGTTGCTCAATATGGCGCCCAGAAAGAAGTGGTGCCCCAGGCTCGCGCCGGGCTGCTGCCCAATATCTCGGGCGGCGCAGAAATGGCCAACGTGCGCACTGTCATCGATCAGCCTTCGGCGACCGCCAACCGCAACGCCCACTCCTACCAGGCGACGTTGGCTCAACCGCTGTTCCGCGCCGATCGCTGGTTCCAGTTCCAGGCCGCCAAGGACGTCAACGAACAGGCTGCACTGCAACTCTCGGCGACCGAGCAAAACCTGATCCTGCAAACCGCCAACAGTTACTTCAACGTCTTGCGCACCCAAGACAACCTGGCCTCGACCAAGGCCGAGGAAGCCGCGTTCAAACGCCAGCTCGATCAGTCCAACGAACGCTTTGACGTCGGCCTGTCGGATAAGACTGATGTGTTGCAATCGCAAGCGAGCTACGACACCGCGCGCGCCAACCGGATCCTCGCACAGCGTCAGGTGGATGATGCTTTCGAAGCTCTGATCACCCTGACCAACCGTCAGTACAACTCGATCTGGGGTATTTCCCATACGTTGCCGATCCTGCCGCCCGCGCCAAACGACGCCAAGGCCTGGGTCGATACGGCGGCGAAGCAGAACCTCAATCTGCTGGCCAGCAACTACGCCGTCAGCGCGGCCGAAGAAACCCTCAAGCAGCGCAAGGCCGGCCATGCGCCGACCCTCGATGCCGTGGCGAAATACGAGAAAGGTGACAACGACGCCCTGGGTTTCAGCAACCCGAACGCCTTCCCCCAACCTTACGGTGGCAACGTCTCGCAAACGACGGTGGGCCTGCAACTGAACATCCCGATCTACAGCGGCGGCTTGACCAGCTCCCAGGTGCGCCAATCGTACGCGCAACTGGATCAGACCGAGCAGCAGCGCGAATCCCTGCGTCGGCAAATCGTTGAAAGCACCCGCAACCTGCACCGCGCGGTGAACACCGACGTTGAGCAAGTGGCGGCGCGCAAGCAGTCGATCATCTCCAACCAGAGTGCCGTGGAAGCCACCGAAATCGGTTATCAGGTGGGTACGCGAAACATCGTCGACGTGCTGGATGCGCAGCGTCAGCTGTACACCTCGGTGCGCAATTACAACAACACCCGTTACGACTACATCCTCGACAACCTGCGCTTGAAGCAGGCGGCGGGTACGTTGAACCCGGGAGATTTGCAGGACCTGGGGCGTTATCTGAAGGCCGACTACAACCCGGATAAAGACTTCCTGCCGCCGGACCTGGCCAAGGCTGCGGCGGCGCAATTGAAGGCTAATCCGACGCAGTAAAAGCAAAAGATCGCAGCCTCGTTTTACTCGACAGCTCCTACACCGGATTTGCATCAATCCTGTAGGAGCTGTCGAGTGAAACGAGGCTGCGATCTTTTTGTTTCAGACGACCCGATCAATCAATCGATCAGCCGCCCCAACCCATCCAGCAATCGCTGCAACGCCCCCTGATTGGTGCGCATCACCTTCAACCCTGCCTCCGCCATCCGCTGCGCATCGCGCGGCAGTTCGAACAATCGCTGCACTGCCAGCGCCAGACCTTCGGCATCTTCCACTTCCTGTAACGCCCCGGCGCTGCGCAATTGCGCGGCGATTTCGAGGAAGTTGAACAGGTGCGGCCCACTCAGCACCGGCTTGGCGAGCGCCGCCGGCTCCAGCAGGTTATGCCCGCCGTTTGGCACCAGACTGCCGCCGACAAACGCGCTGTCTGCCAGCGCATACAGAAACAGCAACTCGCCCATGGTGTCGCCCAGCAATACCGACGTACCGGCGGTGACCGGTTCGCCAGCGGAACGACGCACCGTGGCAAACCCCTGTTGCCGGCACAACTCGAACACCGAATTGAATCGCTCCGGATGACGTGGCACCAGAATCAGCAACGTATCGGGATGATTGGCGAGCAACTGACGATGGGCCGCCAGCACCACTTCGTCTTCACCTTCGTGAGTGCTTGCAGCGATCCACACCGGACGTTCCTGCGCCTGCCATTGAGCCCGCAGTTCGGCGGCACGCTGAAGCAGTGCAGGGTCGATGGTCAGGTCGAACTTGATCGAACCGGTCACTTCCACCGTTTCGGGACGCGCGCCCAAGTCACGGAAGCGCTGGGCCTCGGCTTCGGTCTGCACCGCAAACAGACTCATCTCGGCAAGCATCGGTTGAGTCAGTTTGTTGAAGCGGCCATAGCCCCTGGCCGAACGCTCGGACAGTCGCGCGTTGGCCAGCGCCACCGGAATGCCGCGCTTGGCGCACTGATGAATGTGGTTTGGCCACAGTTCGGTTTCCATGATCACCGCCAGTGTCGGCCGGACCCGATCGAGAAATCGCTTGGCGGCGCACGGCAAGTCGTAAGGCAAATAACAGTGCTGGATGCGCGGTTCGTTGGCGAACAGCGCGTGGATGCGCTCGGACCCGGTTGGGGTCATGCAGGTCACGGTAATCGGCAGCTGCGGATAACGCTGCAGCAAGGCGCGAATCATCGGCGCCGCGGCAATGCTTTCACCCACGGACACCGCGTGCACCCAAATGCCGCCCGGCTTCATCGCCGGCAGGCCAAAGGAGAATCGCTCGCCAATGCGTTTGGCATACGCAGGCGCCTTGCGCGAGCGCAGCCACAGCCGAATCGCTACCAGTGGCAGCCCCAGGTAAAACAGCGCGGTGTAGAGAGTTCTATTCATGGCGGCGGAGTTTATCGGCTTTTTTGACCGATCGCCTGCAAGTGCACGGCAAAACGTTCCGCCAACCAACGCGCCGCCGGGCCAAGGGGTTCGTCACGGCGCCAGACCAACTCCACTACCAGCGCCGGCGGAGTCCATTCGCTGTCCAGTTCGACCATCAGGCCCTGATAGGCCGGGTATTGCACCACGTGTCGTGGCAGCCAGGCCCAGCCGAGGCCGCGCACCAGCCATTCCGCCATGACGTAGAAGCTATCGGCCCGCCAGACCTGCGGACTGGCCGGCTCACTGCCGGGGTAGACGCTGGACTGCGTAGACATCAGCAGCTGTCGATGCTGCGCCATTTGCTGACAATCAATCTGCTTCTGCCTGGCCAACGGATGTCCGACACCGCACACGGTCACCATCTCAACACTGCCCAGCACTCGCCGCTCAAGGGCTTCGGGTATCTGATCGTGATAAAACAGCAAGCCCAGATCGGCCCGGCGCTCCACCAGTTTGCGTGCCACATCACCTTGGGCTGCGCTGGTCAGTTGCACTTCAAGGCTTGGAAATTTTTCCGCCAGGGCTTCAAAGCTTTCGATGATCGGCTGGTAGGGCATCGCCTCATCCTGAGCCACGCGCAGACGTGCCTCCTGGCCGCGCATCATCGCCAACGCCCGACCATTGAGGCGTTCACATTGACGCAGCACTTCGCGCGCCTCTTCCAGCAAGGCGTTGCCGGCTTCGGTGAGTTTGGGCTGACGACCACTGCTGCGGTCGAACAGGCTCACGCCAAGGTCGTCCTCCAGTTGCGCAATCGAACTGCTGACCGCCGATTGCGCCTTGCGTTGATCCCGCGCTACCGCCGAAAACGAACGCTGCTCCGCTACGCTGACAAACAGCCGCAGCTGCTCCAGATTCCATTGCATGCTCATGAGACAACCCATCTTCAGAACAGATAGGTAATGACTTTACCGCATCTGGGGAATCTCTAGAATGCCGACCTCAGAAAGCAACACTTCACACGAGGATGCACCCATGACCGCTTACTACTACCTGGCCATTGCCATCTGCGCCGAAGTGATCGCGACCGTTTCGATGAAAGCCGTCAAAGGCTTGAGCACCCCGTTGCCGCTGATTCTGGTGATTGTCGGCTACGGCATTGCCTTCTGGATGTTGACCCTGGTGGTACGCAGCGTTCCGGTGGGCGTTGCCTACGCAGTGTGGGCCGGCCTGGGGATCGTGATGGTCAGCGTGGCAGCGCTGTTTATCTACGGCCAGAAGCTGGATGTACCAGCGATGCTGGGGATGGCGCTGATCGTATTGGGTGTCGTCGTGATCCAGCTCTTCTCCAAAACCGCCGGCCATTAAGGTTCGAAGCGCATTCCATTGTGGGAGAAACCCCGCTCCCACAATGGATTTGGACCAGGCCATCGATTGATCGCCAGCAAAACCTCCAATCTTCGAGTCTGTATACTGCGCCCTCGTCTTGAACACTGAGGTCGCTGCATGCCATCCGTTATTTCCACCGACGTTCTGATTGTCGGCGCTGGTGTCGCCGGCCTCTGGCTGAATGCGCGCATGCGCCGCCAGGGTTTTTCGACCGTGCTGGTGGAAAGTGCCAGCCTCGGCGGCGGACAGAGCGTGAAGTCCCAGGGCATCATCCACGGCGGCGCCAAATACGCGTTGCATGGCGCCCTGACCGGCGCCTCGGAAGCCATTGCCGACATGCCGCGCCGCTGGCGTGAAGCGTTGGCCGGCGACGGCGAGCTGGACCTGTCCGGCGTGCGCCTGTTATCCGAAGCCCATTACCTCTGGTCCCCCGGCACCATCGCCGGCAACCTCACCAGTTTCTTCGCCAGCAAAGCCGTGCGCGGCCGTGTCGATCAGGTCAAGGGCGACCAATTACCGCCGGCCCTGCAAGACAAGCGCTTCAAGGGCAAAGTCTATCGACTGGCAGAATTGGTGATCGACGTGCCGAGCCTGATCCAGCGCCTCGCCGACTTGGCGGGGGACGGCTTGCTCGCCGGCCAGACGATTGAACCGTTGCTGGAGGACGGCGTTCTGGTGGGTCTGAAGGTCGATGAGCGCGAGATCCGTGCGCAGCGCATCGTGCTCAGCGCCGGTGGCGGCACCGCGGCGCTGCTCGAAGCACTGGGCCTGAGCCAGCCCGCCATGCAGCGCCGGCCGCTGCACATGATCATCGCCAAAGGCCCGAGCCTCAAACCGCTGTACGCCCATTGCCTGGGCGGCGGCACCAAGCCGCGCATCACCGTGACCACCCACCCGGCGGCCGATGGCCAATGGGTCTGGTATTTGGGCGGCGATATCGCGGAAGCCGAAGGTGTCGCCCGCGAACCCGCCGAACAAATCGCCACCGCGCAGAAAGAACTTGGCCAGTTGCTGCCATGGATCGACCTGAGCACAGTGCAATGGGCGACCTTGCGCGTAGACCGCGCCGAGCCGCTGCAATCAGGACTGACCCGCCCCGACAACGCATTTGTGGCTGAAGAAGGTCGACTGCTGGTGGGCTGGCCAACCAAACTGGCACTGGCGCCGGACTTCGCCGACCGGGTGATCGCAAGCCTTGCGCGTGACGGCATTCAACCCGGCCCCGCGGCGCCGCTACCCGATCTGCCAAAACCACCGATGGGCATCCCCGCCTGGGAGCAACTGTTGCCATGAGCCAACCGACCCTGCACGAATTGCATCGCCCACTGGGCAGCACCGGCCTGCTGGTTTCGCCGCTGGGCCTGGGCACGGTCAAACTCGGCCGTGATCAAGGTGTGAAATACCCTAGCGGCTTCCAGATTCCCGATGACGACGAAGCGCGCATGCTGCTCAAGCTTGCGCACAACATGGGCATCAACCTGATCGACACGGCCCCGGCCTATGGCCGCAGCGAAGAACGTCTCGGTCCGTTGTTGCGCGGCCAGCGTCAGGATTGGGTGATCGTCAGCAAGGTCGGCGAAGAGTTTAGCGACGGCCAGTCGAGCCACGACTTCAGCGCCGCGCATACCCGACTGTCAGTCGAACGCAGTCTGCAACGCCTGGAAACGGACTTCATCGACCTGGTGCTCGTGCACTCCGACGGCAACGACCTGGCGATCCTCAATGACAGCGAGGTCTATGCGACCCTCGCCGCACTCAAGGCCGAAGGCAAGATTCGCGGCTTCGGCTTTTCCGGCAAAACCGTCGAAGGCGGTTTGAAGGCTCTGGAACAAGGTGATTGCGCCATGGTCACCTACAATCTGAACGATCAGAACGAGAAGCCGGTCATTGACTATGCTGCTGCTCACGGCAAAGCCATTCTGGTCAAGAAAGCCCTCGCCAGCGGTCACGTCTGCCTGAGCCCGGGTGTCGACCCGGTGCGCGCCAGCTTCGAGTTGTTGTTTGAACATCCCGGCGTTGCCAGTGCTATTGTCGGGACCATTAATCCGCTGCACCTCGCCCACAACGTCGCGACCGTTGCCCAGGTCCTTCGTAGAAACTGATGCCGCCCACGCGGCCTTAAGCAGGAGCCGACATGCCGCGTACGCTCATTAGAAAGAACCCGAGCAACTTCAAGACCCTGCCGTTGTACGTCGAAGCGACTCCCGAAGGCCTGAGTTATCAGAGCGTCGGGATGCCGCTCAATTTTTCCCAGACCCTGCAACGTCGCCGCCCGGTGACGGTAACCGACGCTCAGCGTTTTGCGCTGGAACTGGCCAACCTCGGGGTCTCGGTGCGCCTGACCCTGCATTGGCAAAATCGCGATTACTGGGTATTGGTGCGTCAGCGTCGGCAAGACCGTGGCGACGTGGTGCTCAAGCTGATCTCTGGTTACGTGCCGGCCCATGAACTGAACCTGCCGCTGCACACGGCGATCCAGGAGATCGCCGAAGAGTGCCTGCTAGAAACCCCGGAAGGCTGGCTCGGTGGACGCTTCAACGACACGTGGTTGCCGGCGCCCTACTCGTCCGCGCTGCATTACCGCGAAGCATTGCCCTTTCGCCTGACGCCGTTGTCCGGCTCCGCGCGGCCGGTGCGTTGCGCCAAGATGCAGTTGATCGAACGTCCGCGTGCCTATGTGCATTTGCCGACGGCTTCGTTGCAATTGATCTATGACTTGCGCCTGGACGTGCCCAAGGAAGCCAAATCCCTGAGCCTGTTCCATGTCGATGAACGACTGGAGGGTGATCAACTGGTGGCCCGACTCGATCGCAAGCGCCCCGATTTGTACCTGATGCCTCTGCAGGACGGCCAGCCGATGGCCGAGCTGTATACCTTGAAAAAGGATCAGCTGTACCCGGCGAGTACGCGCGGGTTGTATCTGGCAGAGAGCTTTGCCCAGCAGGAAGGCTGGCTGGTGCGTGATGAGCGGATTCGCTGGAAGGATTGGGTGCGGCAGCAAGGATTGAGCCCGCCGGGGAAGGATTCTGGCCTGGCGAGGTTGCGCGGGAAGGCGAAGCTATTACTGAAGAAGATTGTGCCGCGCAAGAAAGTCAGCTCCTGAAAGCAAAAGATCGCAGCCTCGTTTCACTCGACAGCTCCTACAGGAAATCGCATTTCAATGTAGGAGCTGTCGAGTGAAACGAGGCTGCGATCTCGTATGGCTTCACTCGGACTTGCGGATTTTCTCGACTATTGCAGTCGTAGAGCTGTTTGCAACCAGCCCAAGCACTTTCACAGTCCCGCCGTAAGCGGTCACGATGTCCGCGCCGACCACCTGGTCGATTCCGTAATCACCGCCCTTGACCAACACATCCGGCTTGACCTCGCGCAGCAGGTTTTCCGGGGTGCCTTCAGGGAAGCTGATTACCCAGTCCACCGCGCCGAGACCAGCCAGTACGGCCATGCGACGGTCGACGCTGTTGATCGGACGACCGGGCCCTTTCAAGCGGCTCACTGACGCATCGTCGTTGACCGCGACGATCAGACGATCGCCCTGGGCCCGAGCCTGCTCAAGATACGTTACGTGGCCGGCATGCAGGATGTCGAAACAACCGTTGGTGAACACGATCTTCTCTTTATGCGCACGCGCATCGGCGACCGCCAGCAGCAACTGCTCCAGGCCCAGCACACCGCGCTCGGAACCCTCTTCACGCTGAATGGCACGACGCAACTCCGGCGCGCTGATGGCCGCCGTACCGAGTTTGCCGACCACGATGCCCGCCGCCAGGTTGGCCAGAGCCACCGCGTGAGGCAGTTCTTCACCCGCTGCAATCGCTGCCGCCAGGGTGGAAATCACCGTGTCGCCGGCACCGGTCACGTCGAACACTTCACGGGCACGGGCCGGCAGGTGCAGCGCCGGATGATCCGGACGCAGCAAGGTCATGCCGTGTTCGCCACGGGTCACCAGCAATGCGCCGAGGTCGAGGTCGTGCATCAGCTGCGCGCCTTTGCTCACCAGCTCGTGCTCATCGGCGCAACCGCCGACGATGGTTTCGAATTCGCTGAGGTTCGGGGTGATCAGGCTCGCGCCCCGATAAATCGAGAAGTCCTTGCCCTTGGGATCGGCCAGCACCGGAATGCCACGGGCACGCGCGGCCTGGATCAGCACCTGATGGTTTTTCAGCGCGCCTTTGCCGTAGTCCGACAGCACCAGCACCTTGATGCCTTCGAGCAATTCGTCGACTTGCTCGCCCAGCGCCAGGGCGTCGGTGGCGAAAGGTTCTTCAAAGTCGATACGCAGCAGTTGCTGGTGACGGCTCATGACCCGCAGCTTGACGATGGTCGGCTGGTGCGCGATGCGCTGGAACAAGGCGCGAACGCCAGCGCCCTTGAGACTATTGGCCAGACTGTCGGCTGCTTCGTCGTCGCCGGTCACGCCGACCAGCGAGGCCGGAGCACCGAGGGCGGCAATGTTCAACGCAACGTTGGCGGCACCGCCGGGGCGGTCCTCGATTTGCTCGACCTTGACCACCGGCACCGGTGCCTCAGGGGAAATCCGTGAGGTACCACCATGCCAGTAACGGTCGAGCATGACATCGCCGACCACCAAGACAGGGGCTTGATCGAATCGCGGCATGGACAACTTCATGGAGCAACCCACATACAAAATGAACAGGGGCGCGATATTACCACAGGGTGGGCACTGGCTTGCGCGACGGCTGCAACGGGATGATTCGACACGAAATCCTGGTCATTTATTGAGCAGAAATGACGATAACTGCAAGCAAGCGTCTGCCAGCGCCCGTTTTTCGGTGTCGATCTCGCACTCGGCAGACAGCGGCGCCTCGTACGGGCTATCGATACCGGTGAAATCCTTGATTCGCCCCTCCCATGCGGCTTGATACAGCCCTTTAGGGTCACGTTGCGCGCACACCGCAAACGGGGTGCTCACATATACCTCAATGAAATCGCCCTCGGCGAACAATCGCCGCGCGGTCTCGCGTTCGGCGCGAAACGGCGAAATGGCGGCGACGATCACAATCAGTCCGGCGTCGACCATCAGCCGCGCTACCTCGGCCATGCGTCGGATGTTTTCGCGGCGACACTCAGTGCCCATCCCCAGATCACGGCACAGACCATTGCGCAGGTTGTCGCCATCGAGCAGAAACGTGTGCAGCCCACGCTGATTGAGTTGCAGTTCAAGGGCATTGGCCAGCGTCGACTTTCCCGCCCCGGACAACCCCGTCAGCCACAGGCAACGCGGACGCTGGGATTTGATTGAAGCGCGGGCCTCCCGGGTCAGCGACAATTGGTAGGGCCTGATGCCGGAAACGGGCATCGACGGCGACTCATTCATAGCCGAGCAATTCGTAGTCACGTTGATACGCTCGCCGCACCAGCCGGCGTGTGCGCGCCGTGCAGAAATCCCGGGCCGGCGTTGCAAGTCGTTGCTGTGAGGCGTTGAGGTGAGGCAATGCCACCGACTGACCCAACCGCTCGCAAACCAGCTGAAAGTCACGTTCCAGGTGTTCCTGATAACCAACGAAATCCAGGGCTAGATGCCCCAGGGAGTCGGTGACAAAGTCCGTCTGCGCGGCGAAGTGCAATTGCCGGCTGATGGTTTCCGGGTGCAGCCAGCGACCGACAAAATCATCGAAGTCGCGGTAGTGGCTGACCAGTTGCTGCGCTGCGTGATCACGCGGCCCCAGCACATTGCCTCGCAAAAAAGCGTAGGCCGAGTAGGCCCTTTCCAGTGGATCACGAACGAAGGCGAACTTGAAGCTGGCGGCATACTGCTGGGGAAATTGCTGCTCGTACCAGTACAACGGCAAGTGCCCCGGGCTCCAGTTATCGAATATCGCCGCACAGACGCTGCTCCCGGCGCATTTAGGGACGTGGATGAACAGACAAGCATGCTGCTCGAAGGCCCGGGGGAAACGCAGGTTGGCCGACATCGACTTGTTCACCGCCTGACGGTCCACCACCGACAGACGCCCCAGCAAGAAGGCCCGTTGCGGCTTGGGTAAGAT
This genomic window contains:
- a CDS encoding NAD(P)/FAD-dependent oxidoreductase, translated to MPSVISTDVLIVGAGVAGLWLNARMRRQGFSTVLVESASLGGGQSVKSQGIIHGGAKYALHGALTGASEAIADMPRRWREALAGDGELDLSGVRLLSEAHYLWSPGTIAGNLTSFFASKAVRGRVDQVKGDQLPPALQDKRFKGKVYRLAELVIDVPSLIQRLADLAGDGLLAGQTIEPLLEDGVLVGLKVDEREIRAQRIVLSAGGGTAALLEALGLSQPAMQRRPLHMIIAKGPSLKPLYAHCLGGGTKPRITVTTHPAADGQWVWYLGGDIAEAEGVAREPAEQIATAQKELGQLLPWIDLSTVQWATLRVDRAEPLQSGLTRPDNAFVAEEGRLLVGWPTKLALAPDFADRVIASLARDGIQPGPAAPLPDLPKPPMGIPAWEQLLP
- the thiC gene encoding phosphomethylpyrimidine synthase ThiC; translated protein: MTIKLKDHTNLSDSAQVDQQSVQPFTRSQKIYVQGSRPDILVPMREISLDVTPTDFGGEVNAPVVVYDTSGPYTDPNVIIDVRKGLGDVRSPWIESRGDTERLPGLSSNFGKERLADAELTKLRFAHVNNPRRAKAGANVSQMHYARKGIITAEMEYVAIRENMKLEVARAAGLLDQQHAGHSFGASVPKIITPEFVRDEIARGRAIIPANINHTELEPMIIGRNFLVKINGNIGNSALGSSIEEEVAKLTWGIRWGSDTVMDLSTGKHIHETREWIIRNSPVPIGTVPIYQALEKVGGAAEDLTWELFRDTLIEQAEQGVDYFTIHAGVLLRYVPLTAKRVTGIVSRGGSIMAKWCLAHHKENFLYTHFEDICEIMKAYDVSFSLGDGLRPGSIADANDAAQFGELETLGELTKIAWKHDVQCMIEGPGHVPMQLIKENMDKQLECCDEAPFYTLGPLTTDIAPGYDHITSGIGAAMIGWFGCAMLCYVTPKEHLGLPNKDDVKTGIITYKIAAHAADLAKGHPGAQIRDNALSKARFEFRWEDQFNLGLDPDTARSYHDETLPKDSAKVAHFCSMCGPKFCSMKITQEVREYAANQRIETVDAEVAQGLADQAERFKQEGSQLYKKV
- the hldE gene encoding bifunctional D-glycero-beta-D-manno-heptose-7-phosphate kinase/D-glycero-beta-D-manno-heptose 1-phosphate adenylyltransferase HldE gives rise to the protein MKLSMPRFDQAPVLVVGDVMLDRYWHGGTSRISPEAPVPVVKVEQIEDRPGGAANVALNIAALGAPASLVGVTGDDEAADSLANSLKGAGVRALFQRIAHQPTIVKLRVMSRHQQLLRIDFEEPFATDALALGEQVDELLEGIKVLVLSDYGKGALKNHQVLIQAARARGIPVLADPKGKDFSIYRGASLITPNLSEFETIVGGCADEHELVSKGAQLMHDLDLGALLVTRGEHGMTLLRPDHPALHLPARAREVFDVTGAGDTVISTLAAAIAAGEELPHAVALANLAAGIVVGKLGTAAISAPELRRAIQREEGSERGVLGLEQLLLAVADARAHKEKIVFTNGCFDILHAGHVTYLEQARAQGDRLIVAVNDDASVSRLKGPGRPINSVDRRMAVLAGLGAVDWVISFPEGTPENLLREVKPDVLVKGGDYGIDQVVGADIVTAYGGTVKVLGLVANSSTTAIVEKIRKSE
- a CDS encoding metal ABC transporter ATPase — encoded protein: MPRTLIRKNPSNFKTLPLYVEATPEGLSYQSVGMPLNFSQTLQRRRPVTVTDAQRFALELANLGVSVRLTLHWQNRDYWVLVRQRRQDRGDVVLKLISGYVPAHELNLPLHTAIQEIAEECLLETPEGWLGGRFNDTWLPAPYSSALHYREALPFRLTPLSGSARPVRCAKMQLIERPRAYVHLPTASLQLIYDLRLDVPKEAKSLSLFHVDERLEGDQLVARLDRKRPDLYLMPLQDGQPMAELYTLKKDQLYPASTRGLYLAESFAQQEGWLVRDERIRWKDWVRQQGLSPPGKDSGLARLRGKAKLLLKKIVPRKKVSS
- a CDS encoding DMT family transporter is translated as MTAYYYLAIAICAEVIATVSMKAVKGLSTPLPLILVIVGYGIAFWMLTLVVRSVPVGVAYAVWAGLGIVMVSVAALFIYGQKLDVPAMLGMALIVLGVVVIQLFSKTAGH
- a CDS encoding TolC family outer membrane protein, which encodes MLRKLSLALAVSCASNGMAWAAEAPLSTKNDLVSVYQEAKDNNADLAAAVAQYGAQKEVVPQARAGLLPNISGGAEMANVRTVIDQPSATANRNAHSYQATLAQPLFRADRWFQFQAAKDVNEQAALQLSATEQNLILQTANSYFNVLRTQDNLASTKAEEAAFKRQLDQSNERFDVGLSDKTDVLQSQASYDTARANRILAQRQVDDAFEALITLTNRQYNSIWGISHTLPILPPAPNDAKAWVDTAAKQNLNLLASNYAVSAAEETLKQRKAGHAPTLDAVAKYEKGDNDALGFSNPNAFPQPYGGNVSQTTVGLQLNIPIYSGGLTSSQVRQSYAQLDQTEQQRESLRRQIVESTRNLHRAVNTDVEQVAARKQSIISNQSAVEATEIGYQVGTRNIVDVLDAQRQLYTSVRNYNNTRYDYILDNLRLKQAAGTLNPGDLQDLGRYLKADYNPDKDFLPPDLAKAAAAQLKANPTQ
- a CDS encoding LysR family transcriptional regulator, which translates into the protein MSMQWNLEQLRLFVSVAEQRSFSAVARDQRKAQSAVSSSIAQLEDDLGVSLFDRSSGRQPKLTEAGNALLEEAREVLRQCERLNGRALAMMRGQEARLRVAQDEAMPYQPIIESFEALAEKFPSLEVQLTSAAQGDVARKLVERRADLGLLFYHDQIPEALERRVLGSVEMVTVCGVGHPLARQKQIDCQQMAQHRQLLMSTQSSVYPGSEPASPQVWRADSFYVMAEWLVRGLGWAWLPRHVVQYPAYQGLMVELDSEWTPPALVVELVWRRDEPLGPAARWLAERFAVHLQAIGQKSR
- a CDS encoding aldo/keto reductase, translating into MSQPTLHELHRPLGSTGLLVSPLGLGTVKLGRDQGVKYPSGFQIPDDDEARMLLKLAHNMGINLIDTAPAYGRSEERLGPLLRGQRQDWVIVSKVGEEFSDGQSSHDFSAAHTRLSVERSLQRLETDFIDLVLVHSDGNDLAILNDSEVYATLAALKAEGKIRGFGFSGKTVEGGLKALEQGDCAMVTYNLNDQNEKPVIDYAAAHGKAILVKKALASGHVCLSPGVDPVRASFELLFEHPGVASAIVGTINPLHLAHNVATVAQVLRRN
- the waaA gene encoding lipid IV(A) 3-deoxy-D-manno-octulosonic acid transferase, with the protein product MNRTLYTALFYLGLPLVAIRLWLRSRKAPAYAKRIGERFSFGLPAMKPGGIWVHAVSVGESIAAAPMIRALLQRYPQLPITVTCMTPTGSERIHALFANEPRIQHCYLPYDLPCAAKRFLDRVRPTLAVIMETELWPNHIHQCAKRGIPVALANARLSERSARGYGRFNKLTQPMLAEMSLFAVQTEAEAQRFRDLGARPETVEVTGSIKFDLTIDPALLQRAAELRAQWQAQERPVWIAASTHEGEDEVVLAAHRQLLANHPDTLLILVPRHPERFNSVFELCRQQGFATVRRSAGEPVTAGTSVLLGDTMGELLFLYALADSAFVGGSLVPNGGHNLLEPAALAKPVLSGPHLFNFLEIAAQLRSAGALQEVEDAEGLALAVQRLFELPRDAQRMAEAGLKVMRTNQGALQRLLDGLGRLID